One part of the Nicotiana tomentosiformis unplaced genomic scaffold, ASM39032v3 Un00060, whole genome shotgun sequence genome encodes these proteins:
- the LOC138903858 gene encoding uncharacterized protein, with amino-acid sequence MYNAPANGLVEAFNKMFGNHLKKLGAKNKKDWHEKIGEALWEYRTTFRLATQETPYSLVYGIEAVLPLEQQIPSLRITFQEGLTFEENSQLRLAELEALDETILEEQ; translated from the coding sequence ATGTATAATGCACCCGCCAATGGCCTTGTTGAAGCTTTTAATAAGATGTTTGGTAACCATTTGAAGAAACTTGGtgcaaagaacaagaaagactgGCATGAGAAAATCGGCGAAGCTTTGTGGGAATATCGGACAACCTTCAGACTTGCTACACAAGAAACTCCTTACTCTTTGGTGTATGGCATAGAAGCAGTCCTTCCACTGGAGCAACAAATTCCATCTTTGCGAATCACATTCCAAGAAGGACTCACGTTCGAAGAGAATTCTCAACTTCGCCTAGCAGAGTTAGAGGCATTGGATGAGACGATATTGGAAGAGCAATAA